The genomic interval GCTTGGGGTCACCAGGTTGCACGCACCCCTGCTCTCGGCGGGCGGTACTGAGGGGAAAACAGTGAAACCAGAAAGGAAAGCCAcagttttctttctctcacaaGGTAAAAGTGACAGAGGAGCACTGCCAGGTACCAGAGGTTCCCCGCCCACCTCAGCACCTCCAggcacctcccacctgggaaggAGCTCTGTCCCCTCAGAGGCCACAGCACAGACCCTCCCCCACGGCAACCCATCAAGCAACTGTGTCCCTCCCTGACCTCTGGCTGGGCCAACCTCCCTGGCTGTGCCCTGCCCCTGGGCAGTcgccctctcctccccagccacTACGCTGTGACAGCCACGCTCTCAAAGTGTCCCCACTGGGCCTTGGCTGCGAGCCCCACCCCTGGAGCCCAGGCCCACTCTGCAGAAGGACCACACGGTGGCCTCTCCCAGGAGCCTCCCTCCGCCCCTTCCCCATCCCTGGTGCTCCTTCACCTGCCCAGGACCCTCGTGTGGCCGGGGCCCACCCAGGCGGACCAGGGTCACCCCCCGTACAGGACCCTTCACATAGTCCCTTCTTTGTGTAGATTCGGGGAATTAAGATGGACATCTTGGGGTTCATCATCCCGCTGACCACAGGACACAGTGAGGTCACTAGAGAGGGACAGTCAGAGAAGGAGGCTGAGCTGGAGGCCCAGGTGAGCTGGGCTGAAGCAGGGGGAGCTGTCAGGGAGGGGAGGcctcaggaggtggggcctgggggcCTCCCTGTGAGGCCAAAGTGCAGGCCCGGGGCTCAGCAGCTCAGCTGGCCCCTCAGGAGCAGCCTGTGGAGGGCGGGAGATGGCAGGGCTGGACGGATGGAAGTGGGGGCCGAGGCCCAAGGCTGAGGCCCCCCTTGGGAGGACCCTGTGGTGCCAGGAGACGGAGGTGCTGGCGGGCTCAGCTTTCTTCAGGGCCTCCCGTCCATCAACCTGCACCGAAGACTGTTGCTGGCCTCGGCCCCCTGGAAGGACCTGTGAAGCCCCGGCGTTCTCCCCCGCCTCAGCCGGGACCCACAGACGCACGTCTCCAGGACAGAGGGGCCAGTGAGCAGAGTGGCCTCACGGGCCTCCAGCAGACCAGGGACCACAGTGGATAGAGGCCTGGCCAGGCCCAAGAAATGCTGAGAGGCAGGTGGGCCTCCGTGCACCCAAGCCACAGGGTGTTGCAGCCCTGGGGTCTCGTCTGGTCCTGCTCCCGTGGGTGGTGACCACAGGAAGCTGTCCCCTGTGGTGTGTTCCGAATCAAGCAGCACAGGTGGCTCCAAGGTGCCCGGCCTGCTCTCAGAAGCCAGGTCCTGGTCCCCTGCTCACCAGGCCCGAGACGCGAGCTGCCTTcacagcagggcccagagagtcACGTGCGTTTTGTTCCAGCACGTGCCCCAGAGACCATTCAGTAAACAGGACGCAGGTCGCAGAATACAGCCATTCTAAACACACCACTCTGATGGGGAGCGGCGCTGCGAGATGACAATCCCAGACAGCCCGGGAAATCTTGTAGGACCTGAGTCTTTCCTAAGTCGTGAGCTTGATTCTCCTTGATGGCTTGTGAGGCCGAACCTGTGACTAAGGTCCCACAGTCATGTCAAATGAACCACGAGTGACATGACAATAATGTCCATTCTGAATAGACACAGCTGGACAAGCCCAGGCAGCATCCGGGGGGGAGATGTGACACAAGTCATCATTTCCTTCCGAGGGAGAGATTGTGTCTGGTTTTCAAGTAGGATCCTGGGGCTTTGTACACGGGGAAGAGGACCTTGGCCACGGAGCCCAGTGCCTGCTGAGCCAGCCCCTTTCCACAGTGCTGTGGCCCCAGAGGGTGGTTCTGGGgcaggggaaagaaggaaggaggagtccAGTGGTCAGGATGTACAGCTGGCCTCCTGTGGCCTCATGCCAGCTTGGGGGAGCTGACATGGGCGCCCTGAGTGTCCTCCTCCTGCAGCCCCCAAGAACCCTGCTTTACAGGTGTCTTATACCCACCCTCCTGGGAGGCAGGCACTAGCTCCTGGGGCCCTCAGCTCGGCCTCACCCATGGCCCAGTGTCTCCACTGGGAGAGGCTTGTTAACCTGGCGCTGACCTGGGCTTTCCCGGCATCTCAGGGGCAGTGGCACTGAGCAGCTCAGAGGAGGTCTTCGGCCTCCAGTTTGAGGTCCACTCTGAAGGAGGGCGCAGGTGTTGAGAGAGCAGGGCTGGTGATGCCAGGCACCCAGGGGCGCAGGGCCGGAGTCCGGCGGGTGTTTCCGAGCACAGCCTGGGAGCAGGCCTGAGAGGCTCAATGTAAAGGGAGGGGATCGTGGGCGGAGGCCCCTAGGTTCCCTCGGGCATGGCAGCAACCAAGCAGAGAAAGACCCTACTGACCACGGCCTCCCCAGCAGGGGACGGGAGGGCTGACTGCGGGGGGGTGGCCCGGGCCTTTCCACTGAAGTCGCCAACACAGCAGCGAGAGCTCCCCCAAGTCTAGTAGGTTCCCGGCACTCCTGTTCTGCCCCCCTCCCTGACCAGCCCTCAGGGCTCCACTGCCCCCCAGAGGGAGAGGTGAGCCCACGTGGACATGGCTGAACCTGTGACTCCACCCTCCCCAGCGTCCCAGGTGCCACGTACACAGCGTTCCCCAGCGAAGCACCATCTCAGGGGCCCCAGGGGGACCTTCAGCAGGAAACCTCTGCTGCAGCTTCTGACCAGGGGGTGCGGCCTGGAGTGAGCAGAGCCCCGACAGGCCAGGCAGGGGGGCTGTGGCTAACTCGAGCGCGAGACCATGTGGGAATGCTCAGGGTGAACTGACGCAGCTAGAGCTGGGACTGACCAGCAGGTTGACCCATCTGATGGACTTATTTAAAAGGACTTCTTACGAGGTGGTGACGGCAGGCCGGTGGGGGATGGCCGGAGGAGGTGGGTAaccgggggcgtggctttggggctGTAACCGGTTCTCTCTCTTCCACCGTGATgggctgcctcacctcaggcttgGAGCAACGGAGCAAGCCCACCATGGACGAGCCTCTGAACCACGCCCCCCCCTCCCCTAAGTTGCTCTTCCTGAGTCTTTCTGTCACAGCCTCACGGTTAACAGAAGGCTTCAGCAGGACAGGTACGAAGGGAGGTGAGTCGTGAGTGGGCCAGGCCTCTTCTGGGGCCTTGACAAGGTCTAAAGCTACCACCAGCTGGGTCCCCACAGCATGGCAGACGCCTGGCCTGGCACGGAGCTGCAGGCGTCAGGGGGCAGCGCGCATGTTGGCGGCTTGATTAGCAACTGTGCGCAATGCACGTCCATCAAGACATCACGCCCACACCCTTTCATGGCTCAACTGGGAAAGCAATTAACTTTTGGATTTGGTGGAAGAGTTGATGGATGTTATTCAAATTCTACTTCATGGAGAGATGAAGAGGAAAGTCAAGGGCCGACCCAAGCCCCTAGGACGAACAGCAGTGACCCTCTCAGAGAGAACCTTGTGTGTCAGAGCCCAGGACACCTGGGTTGGTGTGAGTACCTGCTGAGTCCCCATTcctggaggctggaggtgggggtgCACTGTCAAGGACGATTAGagaatttggagggaaaggagaaagaccAGAGAGAACCTGCCCTGGCCAGGCCTGAGGAGGGAGACCACCATGAGGCCACTGGACCGCTGACGCCCTGCCCCCAAGAGCAGGGACCCAGCAGGAGAGCGCCGCAGAGAGGACCAGCTGAGGACAGTCAGAGCCAGAGGGGCGACTGCTGGAGCATCCCTCTCTCAGTGAAGCAGAGGCGGCTAGTGTCCCCGCAGTGGCAGGGAGAGTGTGTGTTGGGAGCTCCCTAGACCAGCTGGACACCCAGGAAGGAGCCTCCTCTCCTCCCCGCAGGCTCGGCTGAGCTCCACGCGGCTGCTCTGGGCCACTGCTCCAAGTTAGAGCGCTCACCTCTCTCCAGAGGAGGAGCATGattatcatttataataaaaaaggagactcaaaataaaatgtctataATTATGCCCAATCAACCTTTATGGGAAGCCAACTGCCCAGAGGCTCAGCTGTGGTCACATCTCCGGGGCCCTTGGGTTTCTGAGTTAGGCTGCGTCTGATCACCTTCCATCAAGTGCGTGATGCTCTGGGCCTGGGTAGATGGCCACCAAGCCCACCCTGGCTTCCAGCCCGTGCCCCGCTTTCTCAGTGCTGGGACCCGAAGGCAGGTTTGGATAAATGCCCACGGCTCACTTGGAGACACATGCAGGAGGGTGGGTGCAGGCGCACACAGAGGCCTGCACATCTTCCCGGGAGCTCcatctcacacacaaacacacgcatcCCTCACGGCTACACAGAGCACGACTCTGACACTCGCCCACTGCGGGCCTTCCGCCCTCCCCCAAGGCTACCCCCTGCCTCTGCCATCGCTGCTGCACATGGAATTTCATGAAAAGCAAACCAGTTGCTTCTCCCTGAttacatttcctgatttcttagAAAGCAAAATTGTAGTAATTGGTTTACATTAAGCATCATGCTATTTGAGAGAGGGAAATTAAATAGAATATCGTTAGATCTGATTCGTAGGCAAAACAGCTAAATAAAAGCAGAGGCAGGCATTTGGAAATGCTCCTCGAACACTAATCTTTGCAGGGCAGATTCAGCTCAAGGAACTGGCTACAGCGGAAGCCGTCCCTGCTGGGGGGTACAGGATGGTGTTGGGGGCTCTGGGTCCAGCAGATATTCCTGTGaggcctggggctgccctggGGTCAGTCCTCCTGCTGCTGGGCGTGAGCTGGGCCAAGGCCACTCCCTCTGCCCCCACCACGCTTCAGGCTCGGCTCAGTGGTGCTGTTCTGGAAGGAACGCCGTCCAAACCCTCGTGGGAGTACAAGACTTTAAAATTCACCCACTCATCTGCTTCCAGGGCCGGGACCCCAGACCCACAAGCACTCATGGCCAGTGGCTGTGCCCCTGGGAAGCACTCAGAAGACCCCTCCTCCAGCAGCAGGGAGACTCTGGTGGCACCCTCACCTGGCGGGCTCCACGACAGCCACGCCCAGCGTGGGGCACAAGGCAGGGTTCTGGTGGGGTCTAAAGAGGTCACTCCCTGGCAGAAGCCCGTACGGACTCCATGAAGGGCGTTTAACGTGGAGTCTGCTGAGCATCCCGAGGCTCCATCAGCACCTGCCCATCACCGTGAGCTCTGCCACAGTGACTAGGGACAGGGACGTGGAGCCCAGGGGTGGACTGACACTCTTCTTCCCTGGGGAAGGCCACTGTTCTGTAACAATCCTCGCTCTAGAGACGTGGGCAAGCGCAATCCCAGGGGAGTGCCAGTCCAGACCCAGGTAGCAGCCAGCTCTACCGGGCTCTTCCCTTGGCCTTTCACCCTGGGCTGCCCTGCCTGGCACGTGGTGGCCTCTTCCTGGACACCATGGGAGCTGACTCTGCCTCCCTGAAGCTACGTGACCTTGGGAAAATCCCCGTCCTCTCTCGGGTCTTCTGAACACCCCGATTCTGGAGAGACTGCTCCCTCCCCTGGGGACATCTTGGTCGTTTTAGGATCAAGTCAAGTGGTGACGGGGAGCTCTGTTGGAAGGAGGAGCTCTGCCCGTCCAGCTCTGTTGGAAGGAGGAGCTCTGCCCGTCCAGTGAGGAGCGAGGAGTGTAGGGAAGAGGCCCCCGATGTGTGGGGAATGGCAAGAGGGAGGCGTGACTCTGGGCAGCTTCGGGTGTGACGCAGGGGATCTGGTGTCCCTTGAACCGCCTTGTAGTACTGAATATTTCAGTGCAAGGTCAGCTCTAAGGTGGCCCACAGAAAGGTTAGGCCGGATCAAGTTCACACACAGCAGGGTCTCCCAGCCCACCCCTGCCCTCCCTGGTCCACTGGGTGCCTCCCAGCGCCCTCCTCTGGTCCCATGGGCCtcgggctgggctgggcagctcAGCCTCTGCACTCACCACTACCCCAGGTTCCGCTGTGCCCAAGATTTCCCTAGTCTTGACCCCAAGTCCCTGCATTCCAGGAACCCCCTGCCCTGGGGACAGCCCTATCCACTCCCAGTAGACACTACAGAGCTGCCCGGCTGGGCTTCTCCAGAGGGGACGGTGGGCAGGGTGCAGAGCAGCACCACCTCTGGAGGTGCCGTTCATCCGGCTTGGCTCACTGCTCCTCCAGGATAGCCTCCATCCACACCTGAATTTGTTGCTTGGCCCACCGACATTTGTATTCAGAAAGGAGATAAGGGGGAAACTTTGGGGACGTTTAAATCCGGGCGGCGACTGCACCTTGTTGCCAGCTCCACGCAGCCCACACAGCCCCAGATCCCACTGCACACTGCCTTTTCGGCTATGCGGCCTGGGCCCGGGGGATGGGCCTCTCTGGGCAGCTGCATTTTCCTACTGAAGGGgcatccctttctccacagaaaagccctctttaCCAGGGCTgatttaggactgtcagcaagagagtccaatgtagataagcTTCCTATTTCCGTGTCACCCtgcttacttggccactggccaggaagataccagccctccaggtgctggacacccctcaccagtttttcacaaacgtatccggtatagtactttgtagaagTGTGCAaaccaggcctctggccttgagctgggcttcacagagatgtctacatttttaagataagttacaaatgggcttcatggtaacagctggcagggggaggaaagaaaggggagaagcagctctcccttctcaggtgtggtccttgaagggttaacttgcccagaacagtgagagaaaaagctgctttatgtgaacttctgcagactctgaacctctgagcccctccccttacacctgggtatgaaactctgaaactccctgaactcggggttcaggggatggaTTGAtgacagcaaaggctgtaccctctggacctggctgcagccaaataacaCTGTGTCCTGCCGTCTTTGGTGGCCCGCCTCGTCTGTCCCCACAACACTGTCAGCCGGGGAGGACGAGGAGGAACCACTCTGGAGGGGGACAGGTTGAGGGGAGACTCCACGCGGCCCCTCCCAGCTGTCCTCTCTGGGCAGCAGGTGCAGCAGGAGGCCAGGTGGCCCGTGTGTTCTCCGGCACACGTGGTGACACTGAGCCATCACCCCACCATCCGTCACCCCTGGAGGTtcatctctccctcctcctttccttcctctctgggtccccctctgccctcctccgCCCAGGTTCTAATTATCTCTTCAGAGCTCCGTGAAAGGGGCTTTGGAAACCAGCagctccctgctctccccaggggCCTGAGGCTGGGACAGAAGCTGGAGTGATAAACCTTCTCCATTGAAGTCCTTTGTTTAGGAGCATCAGTTCCGCCTCACAGCGCAGCCTCACAGAGAACGAGGTGCCCTGGCCCGGAGGGGAAGCGTCTTCAATCAGCTACTAATTTCTTAAAATCTGACCAGATGAAAGGTGTCCGCATCCTTCTTGTGTCCATTCATTAAAAGTGAGTTTCTGCTTACAGCTTGGGGCAGAGCCCAGCAGGAGCCTGGCGGGGTGTGTCCACAGAACCCACCAAGTACGGGGGCTGCTTCAGGTGCGGGCGCTTAGCTGGGCCCAGAGATGCAGGATGGATGCCAGGAGGCTGGACCCAGGGGCAGTCAGGACATCTGGAGCGGAGAGATTGGTCCCAAGTAGGTGACATCCAGCAGAAGGGACACTGCAGAGCAAAAATCTAGAGGCAGCCTCCAGAATACAAGGCTCCTGAGATTCTCAGGCGTGTGGTTTCCACTGCGGAGACATCTATGTGTTTTCCAAATGAAGAATCACATTGGTGAAATGAATTTGGTTGCCACACGGTCGGTGTAGGGGATTAGGCTGCGTTCCCATGCTTCAGTTTCatgcctctccccacccccacagggaATCTGGGCACAGACCAGCTCTTGTGACCTCCTGGGGGGACACAGCTGTCCCCATCCCACCTGCTAACACCGGCCCTCCTAACAGGCCTGGCTCTTGCAAAGGTCTAAGAGTCATCCTCCCACCCTGTGAGCCTCACACCCACCCAGTGAGCACTACCCTTCCCAGACCCGGCCCTGGCTCCCCAGCCTGCCCCCCgcccccttcctctcttcctcccttcccacccccaccctaagCTGCTCCATTTCATCTGCTACTTCTGTGCGATTTTTGTCTGAGAAGCTCCATGTCATCTCGGTCTGCTGTTTTCTTGGAATCAGGCGTCTGGTTGTATAATTCTAAATGTTTTCATAGAGCTGGTGCCTTTTTCCAATTATCAAACACAGTGTGTTCCCATCCTGTTTGGATAATGTAAAACCCTAAAATGCAGAAGCCAGAAGCGATTGGAAATAGAGCTTCAGGAACTGTGCCTGGCGATCACTGGCAACAATGTTTCTTTCCTAGCAGTGAGGCAGGAAGGATGGAGAGGAACGTGTGACCTTCTGCAGCAGCCAGAGGTGCGCTGTGAACAGTCGAAGGTCCCGCCAGGTGGAGAGCCCTGGACCTGCAGCCAGTGACATCCAGTCCTGGAGAATCCTGACCACTCCCCCCGGACCCCACCCAGCTTTTGATCACCAGCTGGGTACCTTGTGTGGAGCACCAGGAAACCTGGACCAGGCAGAGAGGAAAATCTCACATGTCAAGAAATATCTGCGAGAGTTCTAGTCAGAATGAACTTGGACACACCCTCCTGCCTCTGGTGGGAAAGGGTGTGTGAATGCCAGAGTGAACCCTGGGGAGACCACTCCTCCCCAGCGAGGGGACGGGGCTTCCATAAACGGTGGCTCTGAGTTGAAATATCATTAGCAAGATGGTTGGCTCCGTTGAAATAGgagttcttattttaatttatattgtaatGAAAGCTAACTGTACCGTACCATAAACACAAACAGCCCAATCTtataaaaatttcatctttatctaTTTTGGGGAGAAATCGTCCTGTCTGCCTAATTGAAGCATCTGTCATTCTGACATTAAATAGTGCCTCTCTGGTCCTTTTATTATATCGTGGTACATTTCTCACGCACTGTCAAGTTGAAATAACGCTGCCCGCTTGCAGATCAAGGGGATAATAGGTGTTTTATAACGAGGGGGAGGGGATCCGGCTTGCTTGGGAGCGGAGAATGGCTTCGGCTCTTTCCCGGAGTCTGCTGCCCTAAAGGGAGCTTGCTCAGCACTGCTCTCCACGCTCCGGTAGGAGAAGGACCAGATGAGAAACATTTAGACCAGCATTAGAACGCGATTGCCGGCAGCCAGTCATCTGTGGGCTCCGGGAACGGCTTCAGGGCCCGCGCAGCTGGGCGGGGCCTGGCCAGCCACTGCCCGAGTTCAGTGCCGGAGACTGAATCCCATTTACCACCTCGGCATCGTCAGTCAAAGCTCTCCCCGAGAGCATCCTACTCTTTATTTACTAATCTGTGAGCGTGTTCCGAAATATTTAACCCAGTCCACTCTCCATGTTAGAATCTGTCCCCTGAATAAACACTGCCCGTAAAATCATGACCTAAAGTCCCCTACCTGCCGCAGCCCGATAGAGCCCTCCACAGTCACACCACAAAACCACCCCCTTCTGGGAATTCCGTGTTTCCAGGGTAAGCGCTGCATCGGGGTTCCCGGCTTTGAATCCTGTCGCTCTGTGTGACGCTGGCGGGTTACACAGCCTCCTGGCTGCAGCTTCCTGTCTGTGGAGCAGGGTTGGCAATAGCACCTGAGGCCACCATTAACATCTCCTTTATCGGGTCCAGCGCATCCGGACGCCTTTCATTTCTCACAGTCGTGGTGCATTAAACCTCTGCAGCTACTGCTGAGCCAGGTGATGCCCAGGAGAATCACGATGGGGGTGGGTGGCGGTGATGGTGTTAATGACGATGGTGGTGGTGAAGataatggtggtagtgatggtgatgatcatgGGTAATGGTGACGGTGATGaatatgatggtggtggtggtgatcttAATGgaggtagtgatggtgatgactATGATGAAGGTGGTGATGTTGATGCTGGTGATGGTGATGaatatgatggtggtggtggtgatcttAATGgaggtagtgatggtgatgattatgatgaaggtggtgatgctgatgctggtgATGGTGATGAATATGATGGTGGTGgcgatggtgataatggtggcagtgatggtaATAATGGTGGCAGTGATTGTGGTgacggtgatgatggtgataatggtggtggcgatggtgataatggtggcagtgatggtgatgatggtggtggcaatggtgataatggtggcagtgatggtgatgatggtggcagtgattgtggtgatggtgatgatagtgataatggtggcagttatggtgataatggtggcagtgatggtgatgatggtggcagtgatggtaGTGACGGTGATGAGATGGTGGTGATGTTAGTGCTGGTGGTAATCATGATGGCCAGGTACGCAGCAAGTGGCCACCCACCTGGCACGTGGCCTACCTTGAATTCAGACCGAGGTAGCCACGCAGGCTACCGTGCACACCTCTCCTTGCAGACCTCAGCCACAGGCCTGCTGTCCTCCTGGATGTCCAAGGCAGGGTCTCCTCCGTGCTGAGCTGGAGACTCCTGTGTGCGCTCTCCTGGGGGACAGCAGGTGGCTCCGGCTAAGTGAACTCAGGCCCCAGACAGCCCGACCTCCAGCACCACTTCCTCAATGCAGTGAGCTGCTCAAAGAGCTGCCGGTGGCCGCGGGTTCCCCGACCTGTGCTCGGTAGCAAGGCTTTCCTGTGAGAAGGGAACAGTGGCGGACGGAGGAGTTTGGCTCTGTGGTTGATACGGGTGGATGATGCCTCATCTGTGTCCCCAGACACTTGAGGAAAGAAGCCAGTTCTCAGGGTCACATTCCGTCGACCTGTGAGTCAGTGGTGAGCTGTCCTAAGCCCCTCGCCTTTGGTTTAAGTCTTCATATTATAGTATTGTAACGCAGTCTTCGTCTTACTTCGTAGTGCAGCGTCCTTTACACTCTCTCAAAGGAATCCAGAGTAAACGTCCCTGCACTGTGAGCCGTGAGAACAGCACCGCTGCAGCTCAGACCCAATGGAGGGCGAAAGATGGACCTGGCTTGTGGTGGTGGTGACCTGTGGGCAGCGGGCTTCTCACAAGGCAGGTCATCTACTCAGCTCAGAATAACCCATCAAGCATGCGACCTTAAGGGCTCTTCGGCTGGGGTAGGGCCTGGGGTAATCGAGGAACAGGGCCAGCACACACGTGCCACAGGGCTGGCAGGAGTGCGGGGAGGGTGCGCCCAGGACAGCGGCACCCAGACAGCAGTGTGCTTCCTGGCTGGCCGTGCTGAGCGTTGGGACGCCTGGAAATAAGAAGAGGGACCTCCCCGCTCATTCCTGAAAGCACCagacatatgcacacacatatactcacaaGAGGGCACATGTGCATTCCAGTGCTCACGTGTGAATATTTGTGTGCAAAATGTGCACAAAAATGCAAACATGCGATCACATGAGTGATTTTTGACACACAGTGTTTGCATGAATGTGTACACATAGCCACATGCACAGGCATGTTTGCTTAAGCACAAGTGTGTATGCACACTTACTCAGATGAACATGCCTGGGCACATACGTGCTGTGCTCACATACATCTCATACGTGTGTACACAGGCACAATGTTCACCTGAATggccacacagacacacatatttgTACACATGTATGCTCCAGTGAGCACATGCTCACAAggacatgtgtgtgcatatgtgctgGTGTTTGCACACGTATGTGGATGTATACATGCAAGCATTCGTGTGCACACGTCATGTTCACACGGTGTGTGTACATGTAAGTGCTGGTGCTTACAGATGTAGGCTCACACGTATGCAAAGGCACACCTGTGTGTGACTGCACATAGGCATATACACACGCGTATACACCCACACCCTGCACGTGATGTGCACGCCTGGTGCTCTGCTGTTTTGTCTACACCATCTTCAGCCGCAGGAGGCTGTGGCTGCCTTTCCCTACTGTCATTTCGAGAGCTCTGCCAGCAACTTTATTCTCCCTGGGGACCAACGGCCTGAAGCCCTTGGGAGCTAGCTACGGGGATGTCCCTTGAGATGGGACCTGGTGGCACCTAGGTCAACCAGGCCTATTCCCTGCCAGAGCAAGGGTCTCTCAGTCACCTGGCAAAGCTACAGGGTAGCACCCCTGCTGCCCACCTGACCAGGACCCAGGATTTAGTCTTGGATACAAGAAGTGCTCCAAGAAACATCAGCGAATGCCCTGCCAGGGGTGTCCTGGGGAGGTCCTGACACTGGACACGCACTCGTGGCTCTTCCGAGACGGCACCTCAAGCTCAGCAGCCGGCAGTGGTGCAGATTCATCCCCCAGCAGTGCTGCAGGTCAGAACGAGCTACTCGGGTAAACACAGGTGCTGCCCGCCCAGACCCGGGGGGCTCCACTGTCTGCCCCAGCGGCTGCTGCTCCTGCTCTGCCCAGTGTGGGGACGGACCCGGGCCTAAGCaccccaggcaagtgctctgccactgtacTGCCCCTCCGGCCCTTCTCCAGCTCTGAGGTGGCCCCGTCCCTCACTGACCGCCCTGCCTCCCCTTCAGGGCACCGCCCTCCAGCTCCTCTCCACGGCCGCCTTGAGCTGACTCCAACTCCTGCTTCTCCTTGTCTGGACTCCTGGGATGGCACTCGGCCCACCAGCTGGTCCAGGCTGCTCCCATTCAAGACCCTTCATCTAATCACATCCACAAAACCCCCTTTGCCATGAAAGTGGTGAATGATGTTTGCAGGCCCAGGGCTCCTGCTGTGCCCAGGGCCACGCAGCCTGGGCAGCGTGCTGTGTGCAGAGCCTCTGCCCACCGCCTGCAGAGTGTCTCCATGGCTGGCGGGGGCATAAGGAGGGGATGGCTGGGGTATGAGGTGGGCAAGGCCCACACAGATGGGAGAAGGCTGAGGGTGGCAGGAGAGGGGGACAGAACCCCAGAGCATGGCTGCAGGAGGGGTCTCCAGAGCCTTGGGGACAATGGCCCCAGATCCTGGGGTGGTGGGACCCAGAGCAGGGATTCAGTCTTGCTCCAGGCTTCCCCAAGAGGAG from Ictidomys tridecemlineatus isolate mIctTri1 chromosome 8, mIctTri1.hap1, whole genome shotgun sequence carries:
- the LOC144366290 gene encoding uncharacterized protein LOC144366290, whose amino-acid sequence is MVLMTMVVVKIMVVVMVMIMGNGDGDEYDGGGGDLNGGSDGDDYDEGGDVDAGDGDEYDGGGGDLNGGSDGDDYDEGGDADAGDGDEYDGGGDGDNGGSDGNNGGSDCGDGDDGDNGGGDGDNGGSDGDDGGGNGDNGGSDGDDGGSDCGDGDDSDNGGSYGDNGGSDGDDGGSDGSDGDEMVVMLVLVVIMMARYAASGHPPGTWPTLNSDRGSHAGYRAHLSLQTSATGLLSSWMSKAGSPPC